From Rhodospirillaceae bacterium:
AATCTGCGTGGAGTTGGTGTAGTAGATGTTCTCCCCGCACCCAGCCTGAATAATGGCCTCACCATAGGTTTTGCGATCCTCCTTGGCGAAACGGTAGGTCGTGCCCTCGGCAGGCGTTGCTTCCAGATTGTAAAGATGCCCCGTTTCTTCCTGAAACTTCTTCAGTTCTACTCGCATGACATCGAGAATATCCAAGCATATCTTCGCACCGCGCTCGTCGGTAATGTCATAGGCATCGCTGGTGAAGTTGCGCACCATCTCGTTCATCCCGTTCACACCAATCGTGCTGAAATGGTTGCGCAAATGTGGCAAATAACGGCGTGTATAGGGAAATAAGCCGCGATCATACATTTCTTGAATGAACACGCGCTTTTTCTCCAACGTAGATTTTGCGAGCGTCATCAGGCGCTTGGTTTCGGCAATCAACCCAGGCAGATCGCCTTTGAAGCGATAGCCAAGACGCGCCATGTTGAGCGTGACGACGCCAATAGAACCGGTCATTTCAGCCGATCCGAACAATCCGTTACCGCGCTTCATCAGCTCACGCAGATCGAGCTGCAAACGACAGCACATGCTGCGCACCGCGTGGGGAGCATAGGCATCGGGGTTTGGCACCCTTTCGCCTTCTGCATTCAGCATATACTGGCTGCCAATGAAGTTTTGGAAATAGGAACTGCCGATTTTCGCGGTGTTCTCGAACAATGCTTTGGCAACGGGGCTATCCCAGTTAAAATCCTCCATCACATTAACAGTTGGGATAGGGAATGTGAAGGGCTGACCCTGCGAATCACCCTCGGTCATCACCTCGTAATAGGCGATGGCGATTTGTTCCATCTCTGGCTGGAAGTGCTTGTAGGTCATATCCTCAAGATTGGTGACGCCGCGTTTTGCCGCTTCTGCTATGATTTCCGGATCATCAATATCGCGGAACAGGTGAATGTAGTTCGCCGTCGGGCAATTATCGCGCAGATCCGGCGGCACCGTAATATCGAGCGTGATGTTGGTGAACGGGCTTTGACCCCAGCGCGCCGGAACATTGAGGTTGTAAACAAACTGGCGGATCGCTTTTTTGATTTCGATGAAGGGAAGTTTATCTTTAAACACATACGGCGCAAGGTAGGTATCAAACGAGCTGAACGCCTGCGCGCCCGCCCATTCGGATTGCAGGATGCCAAGGAAGTTCGCCATCTGCCCCAGCGCTTCACGGAAATGTTTCGGCGCACGGCTAGAGACTTTGCCTGCCACGCCATTAAAGCCCTCATCGAGTAACACTCGAAGACTCCAGCCCGCACAATAGCCCGTGAGGCAATCGAGATCATGGATATGGTAATCGGCGCGACGGTGTGCTTGGCCTTCTTCGGGAGAATATACATTATTCAGCCAGTAATTAGCGATGATTTTGCCCGCCGAATTATTGATCAGCCCTGCATTACTGTAGGCGGTGTTAGCATTTGCATTCACGCGCCAGTCCTGCCGCAAAATATATTCTTCGACGGCCTGCTTGCAGCTCACCAGCGTATCCTGCACGGTGGCACGGTTACGGTTCAGAATAAAAGACTTAAGAGTTTTGACGCAACCCGCCGCCGCGAGTTCGTCCTCAATCACGCTTTCCATAGCACTGTCGGCCAGCGTTCCTTTTGAAGTGGACAGCAATGTCATAAACACATCGAAATTACCTTCACCCGATGCCGCAAATGCTTCTTTTAAACAAGCATGAACCGAAAGCGAGAAGACGTTCGGCTTCACTGGCGCAGGCTGCAATGCCCTAGGCACGTTTGAGGTGGTTGGTGCAGGTATTGTGACTTCGGTACGTTGCATGGAATCCCCCTTGTTTTAACTATATGTTGGTGTGTTTAGATAAAACAATACTACATCTAGTGTCTAATGGGTCTGTTTGACCCAGATCAAGTTCTCCAAAAAAGAGTAATTAGTATGATATTTCCCGTTAAGATATTGGTTTGCTGTTTATATTTTTACTGAAAGATTTCAGCATCTCCACCGTTCGCTTCAAGTGGTCATAGTGGTGCGGGAGTTGATCGTACACATGCGTAGTACAACCGCACGCGCCGTTGCACCCATCACAAAATGCTCAATCAAGGCAACTCCCCTTCTCTCATACATATTTCCATCCTAGTAAACCCGCTTAGATGGAATAGCCCCTAAAAATTTCTTGCAATCTCTCATTTGTGCAGTTGCCTGTTACTGAAAACTTGATATGCTGCCGAACGGAATAGTACCGTTCGATTAACCATTTTTATTTACCGGACACCCATGACGGATTTATCGCATATTCGCAACTTCTCGATCATCGCCCATATTGACCATGGCAAATCCACCCTGGCTGACCGCCTAATTGAATATTGCGGTGGCCTGACCGCGCGTGAGATGAAAGAACAGGTGCTCGATTCGATGGATATTGAGCGTGAACGCGGCATTACCATCAAAGCCCAAACCGTCCGCTTGAAATACACCGCCAAGAATGGCAAGGAATATCAGTTGAATTTGATGGATACCCCTGGCCATGTGGATTTTGCCTATGAAGTTAGCCGCTGTTTGGCGGCCTGCGAAGGATCGTTACTGGTGGTGGATGCCAGTCAAGGGGTTGAGGCACAAACCCTGGCCAACGTCTATCAAGCCATCGATAACAAACATGAAATTGTCCCTATCCTGAATAAAATTGACTTGCCCGCTGCTGACCCAGAACGGGTGCGCGCCCAAATTGAGGACGTGATCGGCATTGATGCCTCGGAAGCGGTGTTGATTTCCGCCAAAACCGGCTTGAATATCCAAGACGTATTAGAAGCGGTCGTTCACCGCCTGCCCCCACCCAAAGGTGATATCAATGGTGTTTTAAAAGCCCTGTTGATTGACAGCTGGTATGACCCTTATTTGGGGGTTATCATTCTCGTGCGGATCAAAGACGGCTTCATCAAAGCGGGAATGAAAATCCGCATGATGGCGGCAGCGGCGGCTTACCAAGTGGAACGGGTAGGCGTTTTTCGGCCAAAATCAGAAGTGATTGATGTTTTAACCCCGGGGGAAGTGGGATTTTTCACCGCGGCCATCAAGGCAGTGGCTGATTGCCGGATTGGCGATACCGTGACCGATGACCGCAAACCTGCAACCGAACCCTTACCAGGATTTAAAGCCAGCATTCCGGTGGTATTTTGCGGCCTTTTCCCCATCGATGCCGCCGAATATGGCCAATTGCGCGACAGTTTGGATAAATTGCACTTAAACGACGCCAGTTTCCAATATGAAGCCGAAACCTCGGCTGCCCTAGGGGTTGGCTTCCGTTGTGGTTTCTTGGGGCTATTACATCTTGAAATTATTCAAGAAAGGCTGGAGCGGGAATTCAATTTAGATTTGATCACCACCGCCCCCAGCGTGGTTTACCGTTTGCATTTAACCAACGGCAATGTCATGGAGTTGCACAACCCGGCCGATATGCCAGATGAGGTCAAAATTGACCATATTGAAGAACCCTGGATTAAAGCCACCATTTTGGTGCCACCGGAATATCTGGGGGCAGTCTTAAAATTATGTGAAGATCGCCGCGGCCAGCAGGAAGACATGTCCCATGTGGGCAGTCGCGCCATGCTGGTTTATAGGCTGCCGCTCAATGAAATTGTTTTTGATTTTTATGATCGCTTGAAATCGGTCAGTCGTGGCTATGCCAGTTTTGATTACCAAATCGATGAATACCGCGAAGGCGATCTGGTTCGGTTAAATATCCTGGTGAATGGCGAGCCGGTTGATGCCTTAAGCGGCATGGTTCACCGCTCACGCGCGGAAGGCCGCGGTCGGGCGCTATGTTTACGGTTGAAGGAATTGATCCCAAGGCAGTTGTTCCAAATTGCCATCCAGGCCGCGATTGGCGCCAAGGTCATCGCCCGGGAAAGCGTTTCCGCCATGCGCAAAGACGTGACCGCCAAATGTTATGGCGGTGATATTAGCCGCAAGCGCAAATTGCTGGACAAGCAGAAAGAGGGCAAGAAAAAGATGCGCCAATATGGCAGCGTGGAAATTCCCCAATCCGCCTTCCTGGCCGCCCTTAAAACCGGACGGGATGATGATTAAAAACAGTAGTTGAAATATTAGGAGAAAATAGATGTTTAAAATTATTGGATTAAGTTTTTTCCTGTCCATCGGTTTTCTGTTCCAGGCGTTTGCCCAGCAACCCATGGAAGCGAAAGACATCTCCCTACCCTTACCGTCCAAAGAAATTTGGCAGAACGGGGTAGTCAATTTTGGCCAATGCAGTTTTTCCCCACGTTACCACTCGGTTACCCAAGATAGCGAAGCTCACCGCAATGGGTTAACCATATCGTGCTTACTAACCACTAAAAATAATGGCATTGTTTCTTTATGGGTAGATGATATATCCGCCCAAGGCCAATATACGCATAATCGATCCATTCCCAAACCTTATCATTTATTGCTGAGCTTCACCGATGGCAAAACTATTTTTTTCAAAAACCGCCCGAACCCTGCCAGTATTGTGGCAATTAACGGGCAAGGCAACCAATTGTGGGAATATCTTTTAAAACATCAAAGCCTTACTGCTATGGTCACCCAGGACATCAGTGTGATTGAAGTTCAGGATGGCTTTGTGATTGCCTATTATGACCCCAAAATGCCCGTTAAATCACTAGGCACCGCAGAAAATGGGTATGATGATACACATATCCAGGTTATGGTTGAGAAAATAGATTCCCAAGGTCGAATTGTTTATGCAAATTCTGTACCTTTTTTAATAGATGCCACTACCCGAGTTCTGAAACAAGCAGGAAGGGCAATTCAAATTTGGCCATTACAAAATGGGGAATACGTTATAAGTCTTCAAAGC
This genomic window contains:
- a CDS encoding ribonucleoside triphosphate reductase — protein: MTLLSTSKGTLADSAMESVIEDELAAAGCVKTLKSFILNRNRATVQDTLVSCKQAVEEYILRQDWRVNANANTAYSNAGLINNSAGKIIANYWLNNVYSPEEGQAHRRADYHIHDLDCLTGYCAGWSLRVLLDEGFNGVAGKVSSRAPKHFREALGQMANFLGILQSEWAGAQAFSSFDTYLAPYVFKDKLPFIEIKKAIRQFVYNLNVPARWGQSPFTNITLDITVPPDLRDNCPTANYIHLFRDIDDPEIIAEAAKRGVTNLEDMTYKHFQPEMEQIAIAYYEVMTEGDSQGQPFTFPIPTVNVMEDFNWDSPVAKALFENTAKIGSSYFQNFIGSQYMLNAEGERVPNPDAYAPHAVRSMCCRLQLDLRELMKRGNGLFGSAEMTGSIGVVTLNMARLGYRFKGDLPGLIAETKRLMTLAKSTLEKKRVFIQEMYDRGLFPYTRRYLPHLRNHFSTIGVNGMNEMVRNFTSDAYDITDERGAKICLDILDVMRVELKKFQEETGHLYNLEATPAEGTTYRFAKEDRKTYGEAIIQAGCGENIYYTNSTQIPVGYTEDPFEALNLQDKLQCKYTGGTVLHLYMSEKISSGE
- the lepA gene encoding elongation factor 4, coding for MTDLSHIRNFSIIAHIDHGKSTLADRLIEYCGGLTAREMKEQVLDSMDIERERGITIKAQTVRLKYTAKNGKEYQLNLMDTPGHVDFAYEVSRCLAACEGSLLVVDASQGVEAQTLANVYQAIDNKHEIVPILNKIDLPAADPERVRAQIEDVIGIDASEAVLISAKTGLNIQDVLEAVVHRLPPPKGDINGVLKALLIDSWYDPYLGVIILVRIKDGFIKAGMKIRMMAAAAAYQVERVGVFRPKSEVIDVLTPGEVGFFTAAIKAVADCRIGDTVTDDRKPATEPLPGFKASIPVVFCGLFPIDAAEYGQLRDSLDKLHLNDASFQYEAETSAALGVGFRCGFLGLLHLEIIQERLEREFNLDLITTAPSVVYRLHLTNGNVMELHNPADMPDEVKIDHIEEPWIKATILVPPEYLGAVLKLCEDRRGQQEDMSHVGSRAMLVYRLPLNEIVFDFYDRLKSVSRGYASFDYQIDEYREGDLVRLNILVNGEPVDALSGMVHRSRAEGRGRALCLRLKELIPRQLFQIAIQAAIGAKVIARESVSAMRKDVTAKCYGGDISRKRKLLDKQKEGKKKMRQYGSVEIPQSAFLAALKTGRDDD